The following coding sequences lie in one Rhizobium rhododendri genomic window:
- a CDS encoding ABC transporter permease, with protein sequence MSLSVAENIPDAPTIDDEADGSGHRYRLAGNWRSASIHGVLRRIDDLSKRTSGGDVVIDLTGLSDVDTAGVLLIRRLKLSQESHDATVTIEGSNDHIDELLKSFDEDASEIAAQEKPKVPLLDRIFSPMGEKVAELGSFFVAAMYILGSAVRGAQLKLGRGSGVSPASIVNQLDHMGVRAVPIILVMSYLIGAIIAQQSAFQLRYFGAEVFVVDLVGILQLREIGVLLTAIMIAGRSGSAITAEIGSMKMREEVDALKVMGLNPIGVLIFPRLVALTIALPLLTVLANFASLLGAATVTYTYSGITFATFIARLHEAISVSTVISGMIKAPFMALVIGIVAAVEGLKVGGSAESLGQHVTSSVVKSIFVVIMMDGVFAIFYAAIDF encoded by the coding sequence ATGAGTTTGAGCGTAGCTGAAAACATACCGGATGCGCCGACGATCGACGATGAGGCCGATGGTTCCGGTCATCGTTACCGGCTAGCAGGCAATTGGCGCAGCGCCAGCATCCACGGCGTGCTGCGACGAATAGACGACCTTTCCAAGCGCACGAGCGGCGGTGATGTTGTCATCGACCTGACCGGCCTGTCCGATGTCGACACTGCGGGCGTGCTGCTGATCCGCAGGCTGAAGCTCAGCCAGGAATCGCACGATGCGACCGTCACGATCGAAGGATCGAACGACCACATCGACGAACTGCTGAAATCTTTCGACGAGGATGCAAGCGAGATCGCGGCCCAGGAAAAGCCGAAAGTGCCGCTGCTCGACCGGATATTCTCGCCGATGGGTGAGAAAGTCGCCGAGCTCGGCAGCTTCTTCGTGGCCGCCATGTATATTCTCGGCTCGGCCGTGCGCGGGGCGCAGCTGAAGCTCGGGCGCGGCAGCGGTGTTTCTCCGGCATCCATCGTCAACCAGCTCGATCACATGGGCGTTCGCGCCGTGCCGATCATCCTGGTGATGTCCTATCTGATCGGCGCCATCATCGCCCAGCAGAGCGCCTTCCAGCTTCGCTATTTCGGCGCCGAAGTTTTCGTGGTCGATCTGGTCGGCATCCTGCAGCTGCGCGAAATCGGCGTGCTGCTGACCGCCATCATGATCGCCGGCCGTTCGGGCAGCGCGATCACGGCCGAAATCGGCTCGATGAAGATGCGCGAAGAAGTCGACGCGCTGAAGGTCATGGGCCTGAACCCGATCGGAGTCCTGATTTTTCCGCGGCTTGTGGCGCTGACCATCGCCCTGCCGCTGCTGACGGTCTTGGCCAACTTCGCATCGCTTCTGGGTGCCGCGACCGTCACCTACACCTATTCGGGCATCACTTTTGCGACCTTCATTGCCCGTCTGCACGAGGCAATCAGCGTATCGACCGTGATATCGGGTATGATCAAGGCGCCTTTCATGGCGCTGGTGATCGGTATCGTCGCCGCAGTCGAAGGCCTGAAAGTCGGCGGCAGCGCCGAGTCTCTGGGTCAGCACGTGACATCTTCCGTGGTGAAGTCGATCTTCGTCGTCATCATGATGGACGGTGTGTTTGCCATCTTCTACGCCGCAATCGATTTTTAA
- the dgcA gene encoding N-acetyl-D-Glu racemase DgcA: protein MSRLLNVQMNSWPIAGTFTISRGSKITAEVVTCNISESEWQGSGECVPYRRYGETIESVISEIESVRTAVESGMTREELAVAMKPGAARNAVDCALWDLEAKRSGISVARTIGLSTMEPRTTAFTISLGEPEVMAAAAGAQAHRALLKVKIGTSDDESRIRAVRIAAPQSAIILDANEGWTEDNLARHLEISAEAGIALVEQPLPAGNDRLLATIRRPVPVCADESVHHTGDLESLRDRYDAINIKLDKTGGLTEALRMKAEGERLGFRIMIGCMVGTSLAMAPALMLAQDAAFVDLDGPLLLSRDREPGLRYEGSLVFPPLSELWG, encoded by the coding sequence ATGTCACGCCTTCTCAATGTCCAAATGAATTCCTGGCCGATCGCCGGCACATTCACAATTTCGCGTGGCAGTAAGATCACAGCGGAGGTCGTCACATGCAACATTAGCGAGAGCGAATGGCAGGGAAGTGGCGAATGCGTGCCGTATCGGCGCTACGGCGAGACAATCGAAAGTGTCATTTCGGAGATCGAGTCGGTCCGGACTGCCGTCGAATCAGGCATGACTCGCGAAGAGTTGGCGGTCGCCATGAAGCCCGGCGCTGCCCGAAACGCCGTCGACTGCGCGCTCTGGGATCTCGAGGCAAAGCGCTCCGGTATATCGGTGGCGCGGACCATCGGCCTCTCGACGATGGAGCCTCGCACGACCGCCTTTACGATTTCGCTGGGCGAGCCCGAGGTCATGGCGGCAGCAGCCGGCGCACAGGCGCACCGCGCCCTGCTGAAAGTCAAGATCGGCACCTCCGATGACGAAAGCCGTATCCGCGCGGTACGCATTGCAGCGCCGCAATCGGCTATCATCCTCGATGCGAATGAAGGATGGACGGAAGACAATCTTGCCCGCCACCTAGAGATCTCCGCCGAAGCAGGGATTGCCCTGGTCGAGCAGCCCCTGCCCGCCGGCAACGACAGGCTGCTGGCAACTATCAGAAGGCCCGTCCCCGTCTGCGCCGACGAAAGCGTCCATCACACCGGCGATCTCGAAAGCCTGCGCGACCGCTACGACGCCATCAACATCAAACTCGACAAGACAGGCGGGCTGACGGAGGCCCTCCGCATGAAGGCAGAGGGCGAACGGCTCGGCTTCCGGATCATGATCGGCTGCATGGTCGGCACATCGCTGGCGATGGCACCGGCGCTGATGCTGGCCCAGGACGCGGCCTTCGTCGATCTCGACGGACCGCTGCTGCTTTCCCGCGACCGCGAACCCGGATTGCGCTACGAGGGCTCGCTGGTCTTTCCACCGCTCTCGGAATTGTGGGGCTGA
- a CDS encoding MFS transporter, whose amino-acid sequence MIPATMTSTGREAPAYFRLRSALSYCAPLIVNGIALPFFPVFLATLKFNDQQIGIILALPMVVRVLVAPVVALFADRMRERATVLLWSGGLSLLTAIALFWTDDFATVLLVYALQGATYAPYLPVVESITISGVRRWGIDYGSTRVWGSIAFIVSTLIGGQVIGAFGGRMVLPLMVIGFILTTVMALYCPRIGPTRRRGLPLDIKAPPIGNALRNPRLLLTMIGVSVQQASHALFYTFASIYWHQIGFSGTQVGILWSAGVAAEVTIFFLSKRLGRRFSAWTLMRFGAAMCVCRWIVFPMDLGFAGHFVLQCFHAFTYACVHIGVQRRIVATVQETQEASAQGVYFFYNGMCLGIATIASGYVYGWLGTSGFYLMALIAAAGLTMIVVASRLQPHNSESGGKTSEPS is encoded by the coding sequence ATGATTCCCGCAACGATGACTTCGACGGGCAGGGAGGCTCCTGCCTATTTCCGGCTGCGCAGCGCCCTGTCCTATTGTGCCCCGCTGATCGTCAACGGCATCGCCCTGCCGTTCTTTCCGGTTTTCCTCGCGACACTGAAGTTCAACGACCAGCAGATCGGTATCATTCTCGCCTTGCCGATGGTCGTGCGGGTGCTGGTCGCGCCGGTCGTGGCGCTGTTTGCCGACAGGATGCGGGAACGGGCGACGGTGCTTCTCTGGTCCGGAGGCCTGTCGCTGTTGACCGCGATCGCGCTGTTCTGGACCGACGACTTCGCGACCGTCCTGTTGGTCTATGCGCTGCAGGGCGCCACCTATGCGCCTTACCTGCCGGTGGTCGAGTCGATTACCATCTCGGGAGTCCGCCGCTGGGGCATCGATTACGGTTCGACCAGGGTGTGGGGATCGATCGCCTTCATTGTCTCGACACTGATCGGCGGGCAGGTGATCGGCGCGTTCGGCGGCAGGATGGTTTTGCCGCTAATGGTCATCGGCTTCATCCTGACGACTGTCATGGCGCTCTATTGTCCCCGCATCGGGCCAACGCGGCGTCGCGGCCTGCCGCTCGACATCAAGGCGCCGCCCATCGGCAATGCGCTCAGGAATCCGCGCCTGCTGCTGACCATGATCGGCGTTTCGGTCCAGCAGGCAAGCCATGCGCTGTTCTACACATTCGCCTCGATCTACTGGCACCAGATCGGTTTTTCAGGCACGCAGGTGGGGATACTCTGGAGCGCCGGGGTGGCGGCCGAGGTGACGATCTTCTTCCTCTCGAAACGGCTGGGACGCCGGTTCAGTGCCTGGACCCTGATGCGCTTCGGCGCGGCGATGTGCGTCTGCCGGTGGATCGTCTTTCCGATGGACCTCGGCTTTGCAGGCCACTTCGTGCTGCAGTGCTTTCACGCCTTCACCTATGCCTGCGTCCACATCGGCGTGCAGCGCCGCATCGTGGCGACGGTGCAGGAAACGCAGGAGGCGTCCGCGCAGGGCGTCTACTTTTTCTATAATGGCATGTGTCTCGGCATCGCGACTATCGCCTCCGGCTATGTCTACGGCTGGCTCGGCACGTCGGGTTTCTACCTGATGGCGCTGATCGCGGCTGCCGGGCTCACCATGATCGTCGTCGCCTCCCGCCTTCAGCCCCACAATTCCGAGAGCGGTGGAAAGACCAGCGAGCCCTCGTAG
- a CDS encoding UDP-2,3-diacylglucosamine diphosphatase yields the protein MDTRHFRTLFISDVHLGSKAAKADYLLDFLRYHEADTLYLVGDIIDGWRLKRSWYWPQDCNDVVQKILRKARKGTRIVYIPGNHDEFLRDFPGNHFGGIEVAERAIHTTADGKTYLVLHGDEFDVVVRNARLLAYLGDWAYDVAIVLNIALASIRRRLGMPYWSFSAWAKQQVKHAVNFIGEFQRVVAEEAKRNHADGVICGHIHHAVIEDIDGLRYINTGDWVESCTAIAEHEDGSFELITWRQILDAKPATAVAESRQDRLPSRPAMDLALMMAEAKAASGMTAAE from the coding sequence ATGGACACTCGACACTTCCGAACCCTGTTCATTTCCGACGTTCATCTGGGATCGAAGGCTGCCAAGGCTGACTATCTTCTCGACTTCCTGCGCTATCACGAAGCCGATACCCTGTACCTCGTCGGCGACATCATCGACGGCTGGCGGCTGAAGCGCAGCTGGTACTGGCCGCAGGATTGCAACGATGTCGTTCAGAAGATCCTGCGCAAGGCGCGCAAGGGCACGCGCATCGTCTACATCCCCGGCAATCACGACGAATTCCTGCGCGATTTCCCGGGTAACCATTTCGGCGGTATCGAGGTCGCCGAACGGGCGATCCACACCACCGCCGACGGCAAGACCTATCTCGTGCTGCACGGCGACGAATTCGATGTGGTGGTCCGCAACGCCCGGCTGCTCGCTTATCTCGGCGACTGGGCCTACGACGTCGCCATCGTGCTGAACATCGCGCTCGCCAGCATTCGGCGCCGGCTCGGCATGCCTTACTGGTCGTTCTCAGCCTGGGCCAAGCAGCAGGTCAAGCATGCGGTCAACTTCATCGGCGAGTTCCAGCGCGTGGTGGCCGAAGAGGCCAAGCGCAATCATGCCGACGGGGTCATTTGTGGCCATATCCACCATGCCGTCATCGAGGACATCGATGGCCTGCGCTACATCAACACCGGCGACTGGGTTGAAAGCTGTACGGCGATTGCCGAGCATGAGGATGGAAGCTTCGAACTGATCACCTGGCGCCAGATCCTCGACGCCAAGCCTGCTACAGCCGTTGCCGAGAGCCGCCAGGATCGTCTGCCGTCGCGCCCGGCCATGGACCTTGCGCTGATGATGGCCGAAGCAAAGGCGGCGTCCGGGATGACCGCTGCCGAGTGA
- a CDS encoding NADP-dependent malic enzyme, producing MDPQDASKAQKNMTSGDLDEQALFFHRYPRPGKLEIQATKPLGNQRDLALAYSPGVAAPCLAIRDNPEMAAEYTSRANLVAVISNGTAVLGLGNIGPLASKPVMEGKAVLFKKFAGIDVFDIEIEAPTVDEMVSTISALEPTFGGINLEDIKAPECFDVERRLREMMKIPVFHDDQHGTAIIVAAAILNGLELAGKTIENVKIVASGAGAAALACLNLLVILGAKRENIWVHDIEGLVYTDRNVLMDEWKSVYAQPSDKRTLAESIGGADVFLGLSAAGVLKPELLVQMAEKPLIMALANPNPEIMPELARAARPDAMICTGRSDFPNQVNNVLCFPYIFRGALDCGATTINEEMKMAAVRAIAALAREAPSDVAARAYTGETPIFGPEYLIPSPFDPRLILRIAPAVAKAAEESGVALRPITDFDAYLDTLNRFVFRSGFVMKPIFAAAKLAQPKRVVFSEGEDERVLRAAQVLLEENTAVPILIGRPSVIETRLKRYGLKIRPHTDFEVINPEDDPRFRDYADLYFSLVGRSGVIPEAARTIVRTNTTVIGALALKRGDADALICGLEGRYERHLRVVRQIIGKRNNVRDFSAMSLLISQRGNTFYTDTYVNFNPTAEEIAESTVLAAEEIRRFGITPRAALVSHSNFGSRESESATKMRNALRLIRLAAPDLEVDGEMHGDSAISEHLRRRVMPDSTLTDEANLLVFPNLDAANITLGVVKEMIDGLHVGPILLGTALPAHILSPSVTSRGVVNMAAVAVVEASQPG from the coding sequence ATGGACCCGCAGGATGCATCGAAGGCACAGAAGAACATGACCAGCGGTGACCTCGACGAACAGGCGCTTTTCTTCCATCGCTATCCTCGTCCGGGCAAGCTGGAGATACAGGCGACGAAGCCGCTCGGCAACCAGCGCGACCTAGCGCTCGCCTATTCGCCGGGCGTCGCCGCTCCCTGTCTCGCCATCCGCGACAACCCTGAAATGGCTGCCGAATATACCTCGCGCGCCAATCTCGTGGCCGTCATATCCAACGGCACGGCCGTGCTTGGCCTCGGCAATATCGGTCCGCTGGCCTCAAAGCCGGTGATGGAAGGCAAGGCCGTCCTGTTCAAGAAGTTCGCCGGCATCGATGTCTTCGACATCGAGATCGAGGCACCGACCGTCGACGAGATGGTCTCGACGATCTCGGCACTGGAGCCGACCTTCGGCGGCATCAATCTCGAGGACATCAAGGCGCCCGAATGCTTCGACGTCGAGCGCCGGCTGCGCGAGATGATGAAGATCCCGGTCTTCCACGACGACCAGCACGGCACTGCGATCATCGTCGCCGCCGCCATACTGAACGGCCTGGAGCTGGCCGGCAAGACGATCGAGAACGTCAAGATCGTCGCATCCGGTGCAGGCGCTGCCGCACTCGCCTGTCTCAACCTTTTGGTCATTCTGGGCGCCAAGCGCGAAAACATCTGGGTCCACGATATCGAGGGCCTGGTCTACACCGACCGCAACGTGCTGATGGACGAGTGGAAGTCGGTCTATGCCCAGCCGAGCGACAAGCGGACGCTGGCCGAATCGATCGGCGGCGCCGATGTGTTCCTCGGCCTGTCGGCCGCCGGCGTGCTGAAGCCGGAACTGCTGGTACAGATGGCCGAAAAGCCGCTGATCATGGCGCTTGCCAATCCCAACCCCGAAATCATGCCGGAACTCGCCCGCGCCGCCCGGCCCGACGCGATGATCTGCACCGGGCGCTCGGATTTCCCGAACCAGGTCAACAACGTCCTCTGCTTCCCCTACATCTTCCGCGGCGCGCTGGATTGCGGCGCGACGACGATCAACGAGGAAATGAAGATGGCGGCAGTGCGCGCCATCGCAGCCCTTGCCCGCGAGGCACCGTCGGATGTTGCCGCCCGCGCCTATACCGGCGAGACCCCGATCTTCGGCCCGGAATACCTGATCCCTTCGCCCTTCGATCCCCGCCTGATCCTGCGCATCGCCCCGGCCGTCGCCAAGGCTGCGGAAGAGAGCGGTGTGGCGCTTCGCCCGATCACCGATTTCGATGCCTATCTCGACACGCTCAACCGCTTCGTCTTCCGCTCCGGCTTCGTCATGAAGCCGATCTTTGCAGCTGCCAAGCTCGCTCAGCCGAAGCGCGTCGTGTTTTCCGAAGGCGAAGACGAACGCGTGCTGCGCGCCGCACAGGTGCTGCTCGAGGAAAACACGGCCGTGCCGATCCTCATCGGCCGCCCCAGCGTCATCGAGACCCGCCTGAAGCGCTATGGCCTCAAAATCCGCCCGCATACCGACTTCGAAGTCATCAACCCGGAAGACGATCCGCGCTTCCGCGATTACGCCGACCTCTATTTCTCGCTGGTCGGCCGCAGCGGCGTCATCCCGGAGGCAGCCCGTACCATCGTGCGCACCAACACCACCGTCATCGGCGCACTGGCGCTGAAGCGTGGCGACGCCGATGCACTGATCTGCGGCCTCGAAGGCCGCTACGAGCGGCACCTACGCGTTGTCCGCCAGATTATCGGCAAGCGTAACAATGTCCGCGACTTCTCTGCCATGAGCCTGCTCATCTCGCAGCGCGGCAACACGTTCTATACCGACACCTACGTTAACTTTAATCCGACGGCCGAAGAGATTGCCGAATCGACAGTGCTGGCAGCGGAGGAAATCCGCCGCTTCGGGATCACGCCACGCGCCGCCCTTGTCTCGCATTCGAACTTCGGCTCGCGCGAATCGGAGAGCGCCACGAAGATGCGCAATGCCCTGCGGCTCATCCGGCTTGCAGCCCCCGATCTAGAGGTCGATGGCGAAATGCACGGCGACAGCGCGATTTCCGAGCATTTGCGCCGCCGCGTCATGCCGGATAGCACGCTGACCGACGAAGCCAACCTGCTGGTGTTCCCGAACCTCGATGCGGCCAACATCACGCTTGGCGTTGTCAAGGAGATGATTGACGGGCTGCATGTCGGCCCGATCCTGCTCGGAACGGCCCTGCCGGCCCATATCCTGTCGCCCTCGGTCACCTCCCGTGGCGTCGTCAACATGGCAGCCGTGGCCGTGGTCGAGGCATCGCAGCCCGGCTGA
- a CDS encoding DUF2865 domain-containing protein, whose amino-acid sequence MAAPLAAQTNAICDDLRGQMANLSETVGTNRQLRQYRTAIAQQISELRQVENDLEDNECSSGSMVIINGDDGGTCARIEDTLQRMQQNLQDLVAKRDQIQRGDVSEGPTRNQLSAALRANGCEDQDSGDTIITNRPPPQAGIEPSYPATPGATTLDSSGGPSGSEPAPQSPVQSYAFGQSYGGGNVRTVCVRTCDGGFFPMTQNAAPGDFQRDGETCARMCPGVKTELFFHRLPDQETSAMVSASSGTPYSAMPYAFAFRKRPPNEKTSCTCNLPAYYEEMRRQNALTKPPTAGTQQGSITTIIPKASPPAVPTAPAKGDAPPVERPYDPSAGNVRQVGPAFLQPDQRKLDLTRPAVPGEQPQQ is encoded by the coding sequence ATGGCAGCGCCACTGGCTGCCCAGACGAACGCAATCTGCGACGACCTGCGCGGCCAGATGGCCAATCTCAGCGAAACTGTCGGCACCAACCGCCAGCTCCGGCAATACCGCACCGCCATCGCCCAGCAGATATCCGAGTTGCGCCAAGTCGAGAACGACCTTGAGGACAACGAGTGCTCGTCCGGCAGCATGGTGATCATAAACGGTGACGACGGCGGCACCTGCGCGCGGATCGAGGATACCCTGCAGCGCATGCAGCAGAACCTGCAGGATCTCGTCGCCAAGCGCGACCAGATCCAGCGCGGCGACGTTTCGGAAGGACCCACCCGCAACCAGCTTTCCGCAGCGCTGCGCGCCAACGGCTGCGAAGATCAGGATAGCGGCGATACCATCATCACCAACCGCCCGCCCCCGCAGGCAGGCATCGAGCCCAGCTACCCCGCAACCCCGGGGGCAACCACGCTGGACAGCAGTGGCGGCCCCTCCGGCAGCGAACCCGCACCGCAATCGCCGGTCCAGAGCTACGCCTTCGGTCAATCCTATGGCGGCGGAAATGTCCGCACGGTCTGTGTGCGCACCTGCGATGGCGGCTTCTTCCCGATGACCCAGAATGCAGCGCCCGGCGATTTCCAGCGGGATGGCGAAACCTGCGCGAGGATGTGCCCGGGCGTGAAGACCGAGTTGTTCTTCCACCGTCTGCCGGATCAGGAAACATCGGCGATGGTCTCCGCCTCGTCGGGCACCCCCTACAGCGCCATGCCCTACGCCTTCGCCTTCCGCAAACGGCCGCCGAATGAAAAGACCAGCTGCACCTGCAATCTGCCGGCCTATTACGAGGAAATGCGAAGGCAGAACGCGCTGACCAAGCCGCCAACCGCAGGCACGCAGCAAGGCTCGATTACGACGATCATCCCAAAAGCGTCGCCACCGGCCGTGCCGACGGCACCCGCAAAGGGCGATGCGCCGCCGGTGGAACGGCCCTACGATCCGTCCGCCGGCAATGTCCGTCAGGTCGGCCCGGCGTTCCTACAGCCCGACCAGCGCAAGCTAGACCTCACCCGTCCGGCCGTACCCGGCGAGCAGCCCCAGCAATAG
- the bluB gene encoding 5,6-dimethylbenzimidazole synthase has protein sequence MRPDCRDDLVRAHAFSVAERDAIYHAIETRRDVRDQFLPQPLPDDLIARLLGAAHHAPSVGFMQPWNFILVRDPAIREKAFEAFERANGEAALQFEGARRESYRSLKLEGIRKAPLSICITCDPDRAGPVVLGRTHNPRMDAYSTVCAVQNLWLAARAEGVGVGWVSIFHDADIRALLGIPERIEIIAWLCLGFVDELYGEPELAVKGWRQRLPLEDLVFENGWGQPQG, from the coding sequence ATGCGACCTGATTGCAGGGACGATCTCGTCCGCGCACACGCTTTTTCCGTCGCCGAGCGCGACGCCATCTACCACGCGATCGAAACGCGGCGTGACGTGCGGGACCAGTTCCTGCCGCAACCGCTGCCGGACGACCTGATCGCAAGGCTGCTGGGCGCTGCCCATCACGCGCCTTCTGTCGGCTTCATGCAGCCCTGGAATTTCATTCTCGTGCGCGACCCCGCCATCCGTGAGAAGGCCTTCGAAGCCTTCGAGCGCGCCAATGGCGAGGCTGCGTTGCAGTTCGAGGGCGCCCGTCGGGAGAGTTACCGGTCGCTGAAGCTCGAGGGCATCCGCAAGGCGCCACTCAGCATCTGCATCACCTGCGATCCGGATCGTGCCGGGCCCGTCGTGCTCGGCCGCACCCACAATCCGCGCATGGATGCCTATTCGACGGTCTGCGCCGTGCAGAACCTCTGGCTTGCGGCGCGAGCGGAGGGTGTCGGGGTCGGCTGGGTCAGCATTTTTCACGACGCCGATATCCGGGCGTTGCTTGGTATCCCGGAGCGGATCGAGATCATTGCCTGGCTCTGCCTGGGATTCGTAGACGAGCTCTATGGCGAACCGGAACTCGCCGTCAAAGGCTGGCGGCAGCGATTGCCGCTGGAGGATCTAGTGTTCGAGAATGGCTGGGGCCAGCCGCAGGGCTGA
- a CDS encoding TolB family protein, with protein sequence MRSSVEIFNIATGRSRVVWQTDRLVEAPNFAPDGRYLLVNDDGLLYRLSLDGLATVERVDTGFASRCNNDHGISPDGTLIALCDKVQYGKSCIYLVPAEGGLPRQVTTNLPSYWHGWSPDGKHVSYCGIRGDLFDIYTISVEGGEETRLTHGEGRNDGPDWSADGAWIYFNSSRTGRMQIWRIRPDGRDLQQVTDDEFGNWFPHPSPKSDKVVLLSYDGDVFDHPRDLDVRLRLMDMDGGNITTLFELFGGQGTINVPSWSPDGEEFAFVRYEPER encoded by the coding sequence ATGCGCAGTTCGGTCGAAATCTTCAACATTGCAACAGGTCGGAGCCGGGTCGTCTGGCAGACCGATCGTCTCGTCGAGGCGCCGAACTTTGCGCCAGACGGACGCTACCTGCTCGTCAACGATGACGGGCTTCTCTACCGCCTGTCGCTCGACGGGCTCGCCACTGTCGAGCGCGTCGACACAGGCTTTGCCAGCCGTTGCAACAACGACCATGGCATCTCGCCCGACGGTACGCTGATCGCGCTCTGCGACAAGGTCCAGTACGGCAAGTCCTGCATCTATCTCGTGCCTGCGGAAGGCGGTCTCCCCAGGCAGGTGACCACAAACCTCCCATCCTACTGGCACGGCTGGTCGCCGGACGGAAAGCATGTCAGCTACTGCGGCATTCGCGGCGATCTCTTCGACATCTACACGATATCGGTCGAGGGCGGCGAGGAGACGCGGTTGACCCATGGCGAGGGTCGCAACGACGGGCCGGACTGGTCGGCCGATGGTGCGTGGATCTATTTCAACTCCAGCCGGACCGGCCGTATGCAGATCTGGCGTATCCGGCCTGACGGTCGCGACCTGCAGCAGGTGACCGACGACGAGTTCGGCAACTGGTTTCCCCATCCGTCGCCGAAGAGCGACAAGGTGGTGCTGCTCTCCTACGACGGCGACGTCTTCGATCATCCGCGCGATCTCGACGTCCGCCTGCGGCTGATGGACATGGATGGCGGCAACATAACGACGTTGTTCGAGCTGTTCGGGGGCCAGGGGACAATCAACGTACCGAGTTGGTCACCCGATGGCGAGGAGTTCGCCTTTGTCAGGTATGAACCGGAGCGCTGA
- a CDS encoding DUF1003 domain-containing protein: MPNLPNFFHTHFDKSSDDLGVIEKRVLKRARERKIISTDVNAAFSANASVGERLADGIARVGGSWAFIVSFLLFLVAWTVLNTILLSSRAFDPYPFIFLNLILSMIAAIQAPIIMMSQNRQTERDRFEAAKDYEVNLKAELEVLSLHEKIDLQVLTELSALREEVGRITRLLEAKA, from the coding sequence ATGCCCAATCTCCCGAACTTCTTTCACACCCACTTCGATAAATCGTCGGACGATCTCGGCGTCATCGAAAAGCGGGTGCTGAAGCGAGCCCGCGAACGCAAGATCATCTCGACGGATGTCAACGCTGCCTTTTCCGCAAATGCCTCCGTCGGGGAACGGCTCGCAGACGGGATCGCCCGCGTCGGCGGATCATGGGCGTTCATCGTCTCCTTCCTGTTGTTCCTGGTCGCCTGGACGGTGCTCAACACCATCCTGCTCTCGTCACGCGCCTTCGATCCCTACCCGTTCATCTTCCTCAACCTGATCCTCTCGATGATCGCAGCCATCCAGGCGCCGATCATCATGATGTCGCAGAACCGCCAGACCGAACGCGACCGCTTCGAGGCTGCCAAGGACTATGAAGTCAACCTCAAGGCCGAACTGGAAGTCCTGTCGCTGCACGAGAAGATCGACCTGCAGGTGTTGACCGAACTGTCCGCCCTCAGGGAGGAAGTGGGCCGCATTACGAGGCTGCTGGAGGCAAAGGCCTAG
- a CDS encoding GFA family protein, with protein MKDDHTGSCLCGAVKIRTTGPLRDVVGCHCSQCRKQTGLYFAATNVATDHLTVEGGENVSWYRSSPAASRGFCKTCGSALFWVADDAEQISIMAGLFDDPNALKMGHHIYCADKAGFYSLHDGLPQFPKSD; from the coding sequence ATGAAGGACGACCATACCGGATCTTGCCTCTGCGGCGCCGTGAAAATACGGACGACAGGTCCGCTCAGGGATGTGGTCGGGTGTCACTGCTCGCAATGCCGCAAGCAGACCGGACTCTACTTCGCCGCCACCAACGTGGCGACCGACCACCTTACGGTCGAGGGCGGTGAGAATGTCAGCTGGTATCGCTCCAGTCCCGCTGCCAGCCGCGGGTTCTGCAAGACCTGCGGCTCAGCGCTGTTCTGGGTCGCCGACGATGCCGAACAGATCTCGATCATGGCCGGCCTGTTCGATGATCCCAACGCGCTGAAAATGGGCCATCACATCTATTGCGCCGACAAGGCAGGCTTCTATAGCCTCCACGACGGTCTGCCCCAGTTCCCGAAATCCGACTAG
- a CDS encoding TadE/TadG family type IV pilus assembly protein produces MIMSRFRRCERGTAALEFAIIFPVFILVLMTLIAYGIYLSAAHSVQQIAANAARTAIAGVTEAEREQLVNTYITTSTLNDAILNPAKFTVTVQPDPANANQFTVKLSYDAQDLPIWNLYSFAMPSKTIVRTATIRMGGI; encoded by the coding sequence ATGATTATGAGCAGATTTCGCCGTTGCGAACGTGGTACTGCAGCCCTCGAATTTGCGATCATCTTTCCGGTGTTCATTCTCGTGCTGATGACGTTGATCGCCTACGGCATCTATCTCAGCGCCGCCCATTCCGTTCAGCAGATCGCGGCCAATGCAGCCCGGACCGCCATCGCCGGCGTCACCGAGGCCGAGCGTGAGCAACTGGTCAACACCTACATAACCACCTCCACCCTTAACGATGCCATTCTGAACCCGGCCAAATTCACAGTCACGGTGCAGCCGGATCCGGCCAACGCCAACCAGTTCACGGTCAAGTTGTCCTACGACGCCCAGGACCTGCCGATCTGGAACCTCTACAGCTTCGCCATGCCAAGCAAGACGATTGTACGCACCGCTACGATCCGCATGGGAGGCATCTGA